The following proteins are encoded in a genomic region of Desulfurobacteriaceae bacterium:
- the argB gene encoding acetylglutamate kinase, which produces MERLIEKASTLLEALPYIKRFYGKTIVIKYGGNAMVREDLKDAFAEDVVLLKYIGINPVIVHGGGPQIGEFLEKLNIPTKFVGGMRVTDKETMNVVEMVLVGKVNKEIVKLINSHGGNAVGLSGKDGNLIVAEKIDYKKYLTEIKAPEIIDLGYVGKVKKINPDIINKLIESKFIPVIAPVGIGEDFEAYNINADIVAGEIASALKAEKLIMLTDVEGIKDDEGKLIKSTKREDLSKLIEGGVIFGGMIPKVKACEIALTGGVKKTHIIDGRVKHSVLLEIFTQEGIGTEII; this is translated from the coding sequence ATGGAAAGACTTATAGAAAAAGCCTCTACCCTCTTAGAAGCTCTTCCTTATATAAAGAGGTTTTATGGTAAAACGATAGTTATAAAGTACGGTGGAAACGCCATGGTTAGGGAAGATTTAAAAGATGCCTTTGCTGAGGATGTTGTCCTCTTGAAATATATAGGTATCAATCCCGTTATTGTTCATGGTGGAGGCCCTCAAATTGGAGAGTTCTTAGAAAAGCTAAACATTCCAACGAAATTCGTTGGAGGAATGAGAGTTACTGATAAAGAGACAATGAACGTTGTAGAGATGGTTCTTGTCGGTAAAGTAAATAAGGAGATTGTGAAACTTATAAATTCCCATGGAGGAAACGCTGTTGGTCTTTCTGGAAAAGACGGTAATCTTATAGTTGCAGAAAAGATAGACTATAAGAAATACCTCACCGAAATCAAAGCTCCTGAAATTATAGATTTAGGTTATGTTGGAAAAGTTAAGAAGATTAATCCAGATATTATCAACAAACTTATAGAATCCAAATTCATACCTGTAATTGCACCAGTTGGAATTGGGGAAGATTTTGAGGCGTACAATATAAACGCTGATATCGTAGCAGGAGAAATAGCATCAGCTTTAAAGGCAGAAAAGCTTATAATGCTTACTGATGTTGAAGGAATAAAGGATGATGAAGGAAAGTTAATAAAGTCCACAAAACGCGAGGATCTTTCAAAACTCATAGAGGGTGGGGTTATTTTTGGAGGAATGATTCCAAAAGTGAAAGCCTGTGAGATAGCTTTAACTGGAGGGGTTAAAAAAACACACATCATAGACGGTAGGGTTAAACATTCTGTTCTTTTAGAGATATTTACTCAAGAAGGAATTGGAACAGAGATAATATGA
- a CDS encoding UbiX family flavin prenyltransferase: protein MERVIVGITGASGAIYGERAVEVLVSNGYAVDVIFSKVGKKVFEYELKSKVEEFLSKFPKEKVRTFDYDDLFALPSSGSYRVLGMIVIPCSAGTLSHIANGITENLIHRAADVCLKERRPLVLVLRETPLNRIHIENMLKIVDAGGIVFPACPAFYSKPKTINHLVDFVVERSLRLLVKKEFHLIKNWGD, encoded by the coding sequence ATGGAAAGAGTTATTGTGGGAATAACTGGGGCAAGTGGCGCTATATATGGCGAAAGAGCAGTAGAAGTTTTAGTTTCGAACGGCTACGCCGTTGACGTTATTTTCTCCAAAGTAGGAAAGAAAGTTTTTGAATATGAACTTAAAAGTAAAGTAGAAGAATTTCTCTCAAAGTTTCCTAAAGAAAAAGTAAGAACTTTTGACTACGATGATCTTTTTGCTCTTCCATCAAGTGGGTCTTACCGAGTTCTTGGAATGATAGTTATTCCATGTTCGGCTGGAACTCTTTCCCATATTGCAAACGGGATAACTGAGAACTTAATCCATAGAGCTGCTGATGTTTGCTTAAAAGAAAGAAGACCTCTTGTTCTAGTCCTTAGAGAAACTCCATTAAACAGAATACACATCGAGAATATGCTAAAGATAGTTGATGCTGGAGGAATAGTCTTTCCAGCATGTCCTGCTTTTTATTCAAAGCCAAAAACTATAAATCACCTTGTGGACTTTGTAGTTGAAAGGTCTCTAAGACTTCTAGTGAAAAAGGAGTTTCATTTGATCAAAAACTGGGGAGATTAA
- a CDS encoding amino acid--tRNA ligase-related protein codes for MKNLLQIRSNLLKAVREFFDSQGFIEVETPILVPYENPDSNVVNVNANFHDLSGKLHNWFLHTSPEFFMKRVVWHGIPKIYQITKVFRDGEVTNFHNIEFTMVEWYRSNGDYRKGMEETFELLKHCLNTIGKKEICFQGKKVLFNNFISLPVEEAFKEFAGIRNVLDEEEVKAKAEEKDYETAFFKLLVDKVEPALKRFNHPVFLYDYPKSFSAMAKLKGNFAERFELYIAGVELANGYTELVDYESYKIKFLEKGNKAVDKGFLNLLKEKKLSDCEGVALGFDRLVMVILDKTIDEVIPFSTKKLLRELNLPSF; via the coding sequence ATGAAAAACCTTCTACAGATAAGAAGCAATCTATTAAAAGCTGTAAGAGAATTCTTTGATTCACAAGGATTTATAGAAGTAGAAACTCCTATACTTGTTCCTTATGAAAATCCTGATTCGAACGTCGTAAATGTAAATGCTAACTTTCACGATTTGTCAGGGAAACTACACAATTGGTTTTTACACACCTCTCCTGAATTTTTTATGAAGAGAGTCGTGTGGCATGGAATTCCGAAAATTTACCAAATTACAAAGGTTTTTAGAGATGGAGAGGTTACAAACTTTCACAATATTGAGTTTACAATGGTTGAATGGTACAGGAGTAATGGTGACTATAGGAAAGGAATGGAAGAAACCTTTGAACTTTTAAAGCACTGTTTGAATACTATCGGGAAAAAAGAAATCTGTTTTCAAGGAAAAAAAGTTCTCTTTAACAACTTTATAAGCTTACCTGTTGAAGAAGCTTTTAAGGAGTTTGCTGGTATTAGAAATGTCCTAGATGAAGAGGAGGTAAAAGCTAAAGCAGAAGAAAAAGATTATGAGACAGCATTCTTTAAACTTTTAGTGGACAAAGTGGAACCCGCCTTGAAAAGGTTTAACCATCCTGTTTTCCTTTATGACTATCCAAAAAGTTTTTCTGCGATGGCTAAGCTAAAGGGAAACTTTGCTGAAAGATTTGAATTATATATTGCGGGAGTAGAACTTGCTAACGGTTATACTGAACTTGTAGACTATGAAAGCTACAAGATAAAGTTCTTAGAAAAAGGAAATAAAGCTGTAGATAAAGGCTTTTTGAATCTTCTTAAAGAGAAAAAATTATCGGACTGTGAAGGTGTTGCCCTTGGGTTTGATAGACTCGTTATGGTTATCTTGGACAAAACAATAGATGAAGTTATACCGTTTTCAACCAAGAAGCTTCTAAGAGAACTTAATCTCCCCAGTTTTTGA
- a CDS encoding metallophosphoesterase family protein, producing MKVGIIADVHANIHALLEVVKELEKEEVDEVWCLGDVVGYGAFPNECLNWIRENCKHLVLGNHELALLNLVDLEVLNKYAAASLKWTKNVITDENLEFLMGRGIQVVTSDFHLVHDSPAFPGSMEYITNLKSAYYSLIRQAKPVCFFAHTHKPIVYKLEGGIPEVVRSPVVSIDKGRFLINPGSVGQPRDGRPDASFLILEDGTVYFRRVKYDIRSAAKSILKAGLPEYLAARLLLGV from the coding sequence ATGAAAGTAGGAATAATAGCCGATGTACATGCAAATATCCATGCTTTACTTGAAGTAGTCAAGGAACTTGAAAAAGAAGAAGTAGACGAAGTATGGTGCCTTGGAGATGTTGTAGGCTACGGAGCGTTCCCTAACGAGTGCTTAAATTGGATTAGAGAGAACTGTAAACATCTTGTTCTTGGTAACCATGAGCTTGCTTTACTTAACCTCGTCGATTTAGAAGTTCTTAACAAATATGCAGCTGCATCTTTGAAATGGACAAAGAATGTTATTACCGACGAGAATTTAGAATTTTTAATGGGAAGAGGAATTCAGGTAGTAACTTCTGATTTCCACCTTGTTCATGACTCTCCAGCTTTTCCCGGTAGTATGGAGTACATTACAAATCTAAAAAGCGCTTACTATAGCTTGATAAGACAGGCAAAGCCTGTTTGCTTTTTTGCTCATACTCACAAACCTATTGTTTACAAGCTGGAAGGGGGAATTCCAGAGGTTGTTAGGAGTCCAGTTGTAAGTATTGATAAAGGAAGGTTCTTGATAAATCCGGGAAGTGTTGGACAACCAAGAGACGGAAGACCTGATGCTTCGTTTCTAATACTTGAAGACGGCACCGTTTATTTTAGAAGGGTAAAATATGATATTAGATCAGCTGCAAAATCTATTTTAAAAGCAGGACTTCCGGAATACTTAGCTGCAAGACTTCTTTTGGGGGTATAG